Genomic segment of Mycoplasmopsis edwardii:
TTGTTCTTAAAAACAATAGAATCGAAGCAGCTTCAGCTCCTATAGCAATTGGTTTTGAATCTATTGCTATTGCTCTTATTGCTTTAAATAGCCCAATTGGAGTTGTATTTACATCAATTATCTATTCATTAATTAATACTTCAAAAATTGGATTTAGCTTCTTAAAAGGTGGAGAAAAAGTTACAGACGACTTCTTCCAAATCATTACAGGTATTATTATCTTTATGTCTGCTCTAGCTGTAATCTTCTATAAGTTTAGGGTGATGCGTTCGCTCGTCAAGTATGGATATTTATTCTCAACAAAGGCATATTGATTCAACTTCCGTGCATATCACGTAAGTAAATTCAAATACATAATCCCAGAAAGATTTAAATTAATCGGATTGTTCTTTAAAAACATTAAAATTAAAAATAAATTTAGAAGCGTTGAAAATGCTTATGAAAAAACAATCTACAATAAGATTGCCGCTTCTAAAAAATATAACGAAGAACAATTATTAGATTTCTATTCAGAAATTTCAAAACTTAAATTTGAACACCTTGACAAAAGAAATAAATTTGGTGTAAATACATATAGCGATGAAAAAGGTAAATTCAAAAACCAAGTCAAAAATAGAAGACAAACATTTAAACTTGTTAAAGAAAGTTTATTTATTGAGTTTTGTGGAAAAGTTAAAGAATCATACATGAAATTCTTTAAAATTAACTCATCAGTAGGAGAAATTTAATATGGAATTAATTATTGGATATACATTTTTCTTCTTCTCAATTTTATTACTTGGTACAATTTCTGGTATTTTCTCAGAAAGAGCCGGAATTGTTAACATCGCTATCAACGGGTTCATGGTATTTGGTGCAGCAATGTATTCAATCTTCAGTGTTATCTTCACAGATACTTTTGAAATTACAAATATATGAACACAAATTCCATTAACATTACTTGCTGCAGTTTCAACATTATTATTTGGTCTTTTATTTGGTCTTGCTACAATTAAGTTCAAATCAGATCAAACAATTTCAGGGTTTGCTATTAATATTTTAGCAACAGGTATTGCAGCTATTGTTGTTTTATTCTTAACAACACGTATTCAAAAAGTTGGAACAATTATTGAGTTAAGAAATAGACCAGAATTAGCTATGTCATCAGCTACTGGTACATGAGAAAACTTAGTTTCACTTAAATTAGTTATTGTTATTGTTGTTGCAGCAGTTTCTTGATTCGCATTAAGAAAAACAAGATGAGGATTAAGATTTAGATCAGTTGGGGAGAACCCCCAAGCAGCTGATGTTGCTGGAATTAACGTTAACAAAATTAAATGACAAGCTTTAGCTATCGCAGGATTTATCGCAGGTATGGCTGGTTCTATATTTGCTCAAAGTCAAATCAGTTTCTTCTCTTTAACAAAAGACGTACAAGGATTCGGGTTCATTGCTTTAGCTATTATGATTACAGGTAGATGAAGAATTTCTTTCTCAATCCTTATCTCATTATTCTTCTCATTCTTACTTGCGTTCTCATTCTACGGAGTTAACGTATTAGGTGAATCATTATCTAGATATAGAGATATGTTCGCTATTATTCCTTACGCTATTACTCTTATTATTATGATCGCATCAAGTAAAAATACATATGGACCTGCAGCAGCCGGTATACCATATGATAAAACCAAGAGATAACAAAAGAAATCATTTAAACAAAATCACGAGCAACATACGCCCGTGATTTTTTATTTCAATTGAATATCTATATAGTTAAATTAAAAAAACCTTTACCACTAAGATAAAGGCCTTAAAAAACTATTTAACTAATTTACTAAATTGTCATAATCATTTATCAAATGACATTGTGATTTCATCAATTAAGGGTTGAACTCTTTTACTTCAATCTAAATCAACAATTTTGGTTAAGATAAAGTTTAAATCTTCCACAATAACTTTTGCTGCTTCTTCGTATCTAAATTCTCTGCTTTCAATTTCTTTAATTGTGCTTAATTTAATCATTTCCGCATAACTTCCTAAAGCAACATCTCCAAGCATAACAACTTTTTCGGCAACTTCATCAACAAAGTTAAGAACATCCCCTCTTAATTTATCAACTTCTTCATGCATTTCGAAGAATTCAACTCCTGCAATGTTTCAGTGAATGTTACTTAATTTTTGATACATCACTTGTAAATTCGCGTGTAAATATTTTAAATCTTTTGCTTCTTTCATTTTATTTATCCTTACTTTCTACTTTTAAATATAGATCATCTAATTGATCTTGACCTACATTTGAAGGTGCTCCTGTGAAGATATCTTCATTTCTTGAATTCTTAGGAAATGCAATTACATCCCTAATTGTAGAATGCCCAGCTAAAAGCATAACAATCCTATCAATCCCTAATCCAATTCCACAATGTGGTGGAACACCATATTCAAATGCTTTTAGGAAGAA
This window contains:
- a CDS encoding ABC transporter permease, which codes for MELIIGYTFFFFSILLLGTISGIFSERAGIVNIAINGFMVFGAAMYSIFSVIFTDTFEITNIWTQIPLTLLAAVSTLLFGLLFGLATIKFKSDQTISGFAINILATGIAAIVVLFLTTRIQKVGTIIELRNRPELAMSSATGTWENLVSLKLVIVIVVAAVSWFALRKTRWGLRFRSVGENPQAADVAGINVNKIKWQALAIAGFIAGMAGSIFAQSQISFFSLTKDVQGFGFIALAIMITGRWRISFSILISLFFSFLLAFSFYGVNVLGESLSRYRDMFAIIPYAITLIIMIASSKNTYGPAAAGIPYDKTKR
- a CDS encoding Dps family protein — translated: MKEAKDLKYLHANLQVMYQKLSNIHWNIAGVEFFEMHEEVDKLRGDVLNFVDEVAEKVVMLGDVALGSYAEMIKLSTIKEIESREFRYEEAAKVIVEDLNFILTKIVDLDWSKRVQPLIDEITMSFDKWLWQFSKLVK